TTCTGCACCCGTGTACCCTTTAGCTTAAAAAAACTCGGGACATATCGCTAGTCCGGATGAAAAATGCCGATCACTTGTTCTTCTTTGCGAACGTGCTCGCGCGCCTCTTTATCGGCCTCACGCATCTGGTGCCCGCACTTAACACACTCAACAATATCGATATTGTTCTCACGCCACATGGCCAGTGAATCCTGAGCCTGACAGGCCGGGCATTTCGCGCCGGCGATAAAACGTTTACGTACCGCCATTCTCTACCTCGTTATTCAAACTCATCCCAGCCATCCAGCTGCCGACGCTCCTGCTGCATCTCTCGCTGGAAAATCTCTTCCAGCTCACGACGCGCCTCCCGTACGCGAGAGATCTGCACCGTATCGGTATGCACCGGCATCAGTTCGCGCAGCATGCGCATATCCAGACGACGAAAATGTAACTGCGCGCGCTGGGCCTGATGCGGATGCATCCCCAGCGTCACTAATGTTTTACGCCCCAGCTCCAGCGCACTGGAGAAGGTCTCGCGGGTAAAATACTTTACCCCGGCCTGGAGCAGCTCGTGTGCCTCAACACGTCCTCGCGCACGGGCAAGAATATGCAGATGCGGAAAATGCTGCTGGCAGATCTCCACCAGCTTCATGGTGTCTTCAGGATCGTTACAGGTGATGACGATCGACTCTGCCGCCTCTGCCCCTGCGGAGCGCAGCAGTTCGACCTGAGTGGCGTCACCGTAATAGACCTTGTAACCGTATTTGCGCATCAGGTTGACCGCGCTGATGTCGCGCTCCAGCACCGTCACGCGCTTTTTATTCGCCATCAGCAAACGCCCGATGACCTGCCCAAAACGTCCGAAGCCCACTACAATAACCTGGGGTTTATCATCTTCCACCCACGGGGCTTCATGCTCATCTTCCGGGGCATTGATGCGGCGGGATAACTGCTTATCGATAAGCTTCATCAACAGCGGGGTAGTCATCATCGACAGCGTAACGGTCACCAGCAGCAAGGCCATCTGATCATGCTGGAACAATCTCTGGGATGATGCTGTGGAGAAGAGCACAAAAGCAAACTCTCCCCCCTGGCTCAGCACCCCGGCAAGCTGTGCCCGCTCCGTCTGACGCAAACCGTAAACCCGCGCCAGCACGTAGAGCACCAGCATTTTGACCGCCACCAGCACGACAACACTCATCACGACCCACAGGATATGGGTGTAGAGCACGCCAAGATTCAGCGCCATGCCGACAGAGATAAAGAACAGCCCTAACAGCAGCCCTTTAAAGGGATCGATGGCAATTTCCAGTTCGTGCCGGTACTCACTCTCCGCCAGCAGCACCCCCGCAATGAAGGTGCCCAGCGCCATCGACAGCCCCAGCGCGTCCATAAACAGCGCCGAGCCCAGCACCAGCAGCAGCGTCGCGGCGGTAAACACTTCCCGCACTCCGGACGCCGCAATAAAGCGGAACACCGGACGGAGCAGATAGCGCCCGCCCACCAGCATGCCGGCAAAGGCCAGCACCTTCATGCCGATCTTCATCCAGTCGAAATGTTCATCTCCCGACCCCGCCAGCAGCGGAACCAGGGCCAGCGCCGGGATCACCGCCAGATCCTGGAACAGCAGGATCGAGAAGCCCAGCTGTCCCGCCTCGCTGCGGTTCATGCCCTTATCGCGCATCAGCTGTAACGCCATCGCCGTGGAGGACATCGCCAGACCAATCCCGCCGACCACCGCGGCCTGCCATGAGAACTGGGTCAGCATCAGGAGTCCGCCGAGGATCACCGCGCTGCACAACACCTGCGCGGCGCCAACGCCGAAGATAGAGCGCCGCAGCTGCCAGAGCTTCGCCGGGTTCAGCTCGAGGCCGATGATAAACATCAGAAAGACGACGCCCAGCTCGGAGAAGTGCAGGATTTCGTCGACGTCGCTGATGAACCCCAGCCCCCACGGTCCGATGGCAATGCCCGCCAGCAGATACCCGAGCACCGCGCCAATCCCCAGACGCGACGCCAGCGGCACCGCCACCACCGCGGCGAGCAGGAACAACACCCCTGCCAGCAAAAGATCCGAGCCTTCCATCAGTGGCCTCCCGTCAGCGTTGGCGCTGCCAGCCAGTCGCCGTACGCTCTTGCATGGCTGGCGAGCTCGTCCTGAGGCTGCCGACGAGCCCAGTAAACGACGATTGGGCTCAGCCAGTGCATGCGGCACATGGCCGCCGTCAGCTCGAACGGGCGTAAAATATCGTTCATTGAATAGCGGTTAAGCCCATCGTGGCGGTAAGCACTCTCCGGCTCGCCGGTGGTAATGACGTTCCGCCAGTACTTTCCCGCCAGCTGGTTTCCTCCCGGGCCACTGGAAAACCCGCGGCTCAGCACGCGATCCAGCCACTCCTTCAGCAGCGCCGGGCAGCTGTAGGTATAGAGAGGATGCTGGAACACGATAACGTCGTGCTGGCGCAGCAGCTCCTGTTCACGAGGGATATCGATAAAAAAATCGGGGTAGTGCGCGTAAAGATCGTGCACCGTCACATTACTGAGCTGTAATGCCGGTTGTAGCAAAACCCGGTTGGCGACCGAGTCCTGAGACTCCGGATGGGCATACAGCAGCAGCACTTTTGCTGTCTGGGACATCATTCCTCTCCCGGGTCGTCATCACTGTTATTTTGGGCTACCATGGCACACCCACGCGGCGCGTGGCGGCACATTTAACCTGATTATAATGACAACTTAACATAGTCGGAACATACGGCGCTCTATGA
This DNA window, taken from Leclercia adecarboxylata, encodes the following:
- a CDS encoding YheV family putative zinc ribbon protein; its protein translation is MAVRKRFIAGAKCPACQAQDSLAMWRENNIDIVECVKCGHQMREADKEAREHVRKEEQVIGIFHPD
- the kefB gene encoding glutathione-regulated potassium-efflux system protein KefB; translation: MEGSDLLLAGVLFLLAAVVAVPLASRLGIGAVLGYLLAGIAIGPWGLGFISDVDEILHFSELGVVFLMFIIGLELNPAKLWQLRRSIFGVGAAQVLCSAVILGGLLMLTQFSWQAAVVGGIGLAMSSTAMALQLMRDKGMNRSEAGQLGFSILLFQDLAVIPALALVPLLAGSGDEHFDWMKIGMKVLAFAGMLVGGRYLLRPVFRFIAASGVREVFTAATLLLVLGSALFMDALGLSMALGTFIAGVLLAESEYRHELEIAIDPFKGLLLGLFFISVGMALNLGVLYTHILWVVMSVVVLVAVKMLVLYVLARVYGLRQTERAQLAGVLSQGGEFAFVLFSTASSQRLFQHDQMALLLVTVTLSMMTTPLLMKLIDKQLSRRINAPEDEHEAPWVEDDKPQVIVVGFGRFGQVIGRLLMANKKRVTVLERDISAVNLMRKYGYKVYYGDATQVELLRSAGAEAAESIVITCNDPEDTMKLVEICQQHFPHLHILARARGRVEAHELLQAGVKYFTRETFSSALELGRKTLVTLGMHPHQAQRAQLHFRRLDMRMLRELMPVHTDTVQISRVREARRELEEIFQREMQQERRQLDGWDEFE
- the kefG gene encoding glutathione-regulated potassium-efflux system ancillary protein KefG: MSQTAKVLLLYAHPESQDSVANRVLLQPALQLSNVTVHDLYAHYPDFFIDIPREQELLRQHDVIVFQHPLYTYSCPALLKEWLDRVLSRGFSSGPGGNQLAGKYWRNVITTGEPESAYRHDGLNRYSMNDILRPFELTAAMCRMHWLSPIVVYWARRQPQDELASHARAYGDWLAAPTLTGGH